A stretch of Bradyrhizobium diazoefficiens DNA encodes these proteins:
- a CDS encoding outer membrane protein yields the protein MKKILFATVALLSVGAAAPAVGADLGARPYYNKAPAYAAPIYNWTGFYIGAHVGGAFSSDNNFNGLSTGNNGNGRFLGGLQAGADWQVNPNFVVGTEAQYSWLSGNVGAVFPGGVAYTNDQRGLGSITGRLGYTWGPGLVYVKGGYAYSDNNEKVTIGGVPTGFIIDGDHRNGYTVGAGLEYMFAPNWSAKAEYQYYNFGDAHFTAGPLVGTGNFTTDDHTFKAGVNYRFNWASPMVARY from the coding sequence ATGAAGAAGATTCTGTTTGCGACCGTTGCACTGCTCTCGGTGGGCGCGGCTGCGCCGGCAGTCGGTGCCGATCTCGGCGCCCGCCCCTATTACAACAAGGCGCCGGCCTATGCCGCGCCGATCTACAACTGGACCGGATTCTACATCGGTGCGCATGTCGGCGGCGCGTTCTCCAGCGACAACAATTTCAACGGCCTCTCCACCGGCAACAACGGCAATGGCCGTTTCCTCGGCGGTCTGCAGGCCGGTGCGGACTGGCAGGTCAACCCGAACTTCGTGGTCGGCACTGAGGCCCAATATTCCTGGCTTTCCGGCAATGTCGGCGCGGTGTTCCCGGGCGGCGTGGCCTACACCAACGACCAGCGCGGCCTCGGCTCGATCACCGGCCGTCTCGGCTACACCTGGGGCCCGGGCCTGGTCTACGTGAAGGGCGGTTACGCCTATTCGGACAACAACGAGAAAGTGACGATCGGCGGCGTGCCGACCGGCTTCATCATCGATGGCGATCATCGCAACGGCTACACCGTCGGCGCCGGCCTCGAATACATGTTCGCCCCGAACTGGTCGGCCAAGGCCGAGTACCAGTACTACAATTTCGGCGACGCGCACTTCACCGCAGGCCCACTGGTAGGCACCGGCAACTTCACCACCGACGATCACACCTTCAAGGCCGGCGTCAACTACCGCTTCAATTGGGCGAGCCCGATGGTCGCGCGCTACTGA
- a CDS encoding alpha/beta fold hydrolase has protein sequence MKQNIDQHRRQFLGIAAGTAAVGLGAINLARAETAAPRPSATNASFGTIKQVDAGVLNVGYAEAGSATGPVAILLHGWPYDIHSFVEVAPILAQAGYRVIIPYLRGYGSTHFLSSETLRNGEPAALAVDIIALMDALNIKKAVLAGFDWGARTADIIAALWPERCRALVSVSGYLISSQAAGNAPLPPAAELQWWYQFYFATERGRAGYEKYTHDFAKLIWKLASPQWKFDDATFDRSAAAFDNKDHVAITIHNYRWRLGLAKGEAKYEEIEKKLAATPVIGVPTITMEGDANGAPHPDSSAYAKRFSGRYDYRLITGGIGHNLPQEAPQAFAKAVIDVDGGA, from the coding sequence ATGAAACAGAATATCGACCAGCATCGCCGCCAGTTCCTCGGCATCGCAGCCGGGACCGCCGCCGTCGGCCTCGGCGCGATCAACCTCGCACGCGCCGAAACGGCAGCGCCGCGCCCTTCCGCAACGAACGCATCGTTCGGCACGATCAAGCAGGTCGATGCCGGCGTGCTGAACGTCGGCTACGCCGAAGCCGGCTCCGCGACCGGACCGGTGGCGATCCTGCTCCACGGCTGGCCCTACGACATTCACAGCTTCGTCGAGGTCGCGCCGATCCTGGCGCAGGCCGGCTATCGCGTCATCATCCCGTATCTGCGCGGCTATGGCTCGACGCACTTCCTCTCCAGCGAGACCCTGCGCAACGGCGAGCCGGCCGCGCTGGCCGTCGACATCATCGCGCTGATGGATGCGCTCAACATCAAGAAGGCGGTCCTCGCCGGCTTCGACTGGGGCGCGCGCACCGCCGATATCATCGCGGCGCTGTGGCCGGAGCGTTGCCGCGCGCTGGTGTCGGTCAGCGGCTATCTGATCTCGAGCCAGGCTGCCGGGAACGCGCCGCTGCCGCCGGCGGCCGAGCTGCAATGGTGGTACCAGTTCTATTTCGCGACCGAGCGCGGTCGCGCCGGCTACGAGAAGTACACGCATGATTTCGCAAAGCTGATCTGGAAGCTGGCCTCGCCGCAGTGGAAGTTCGACGACGCCACCTTCGATCGCAGTGCGGCGGCCTTCGACAACAAGGATCATGTCGCGATCACGATCCACAATTACCGCTGGCGGCTCGGGCTCGCCAAAGGCGAAGCGAAATACGAGGAGATCGAAAAGAAGCTTGCGGCAACGCCCGTCATCGGCGTGCCGACCATCACCATGGAAGGCGACGCCAATGGCGCGCCGCATCCCGATTCCAGCGCCTATGCCAAGAGGTTCTCCGGCCGCTACGATTATCGCCTGATCACCGGCGGCATCGGCCACAATTTGCCGCAGGAGGCACCGCAGGCCTTTGCCAAGGCCGTCATCGACGTCGACGGCGGGGCATGA
- the hemA gene encoding 5-aminolevulinate synthase has translation MDYAQFFNSALDRLHTERRYRVFADLERIAGRFPHALWHSPKGKRDVVIWCSNDYLGMGQHPKVVGAMVETATRVGTGAGGTRNIAGTHHPLVQLEAELADLHGKEAALLFTSGYVSNQTGIATIAKLIPNCLILSDELNHNSMIEGIRQSGCERQVFRHNDLADLEALLKAAGPNRPKLIACESLYSMDGDVAPLAKICDLAETYGAMTYVDEVHAVGMYGPRGGGIAERDGVMHRIDILEGTLAKAFGCLGGYIAANGQIIDAVRSYAPGFIFTTALPPAICSAATAAIKHLKTSSWERERHQDRAARVKAILNAAGLPVMSSDTHIVPLFIGDAEKCKQASDLLLEEHGIYIQPINYPTVAKGTERLRITPSPYHDDGLIDRLAEALLQVWDRLDLPLREKSLAAE, from the coding sequence ATGGATTACGCTCAGTTCTTCAACTCTGCCCTTGATCGTCTCCACACCGAGCGCCGCTACCGCGTGTTCGCCGACCTCGAACGCATCGCCGGCCGGTTCCCGCACGCGCTGTGGCACTCGCCCAAGGGCAAGCGCGACGTCGTGATCTGGTGCTCCAACGATTACCTCGGCATGGGTCAGCACCCGAAAGTGGTCGGCGCCATGGTCGAGACCGCGACGCGAGTCGGCACCGGCGCGGGCGGCACCCGCAACATCGCCGGCACGCATCATCCGCTGGTGCAGCTCGAGGCCGAGCTCGCCGACCTCCACGGCAAGGAAGCCGCACTGCTGTTCACCTCGGGATATGTCTCCAACCAGACCGGCATCGCGACGATCGCAAAGCTCATTCCGAACTGTCTGATCCTGTCGGACGAGCTCAACCACAATTCGATGATCGAAGGCATTCGGCAGTCCGGCTGCGAGCGGCAAGTGTTCCGCCACAACGATCTCGCCGATCTCGAAGCGCTGCTGAAGGCGGCCGGTCCGAACCGGCCGAAGCTGATCGCCTGCGAGAGCCTTTACTCCATGGACGGCGACGTCGCGCCGCTCGCAAAGATCTGCGATCTCGCCGAGACGTATGGCGCGATGACCTATGTCGACGAGGTCCATGCGGTCGGCATGTACGGCCCGCGCGGCGGCGGCATTGCCGAGCGTGACGGCGTCATGCACCGCATCGACATCCTCGAAGGCACGCTGGCGAAAGCGTTCGGCTGCCTCGGCGGCTACATCGCCGCCAACGGCCAGATCATCGACGCCGTGCGCTCCTACGCGCCGGGCTTCATCTTCACCACCGCGCTGCCCCCGGCGATCTGCTCGGCCGCGACGGCTGCGATCAAGCATCTGAAGACCTCGAGCTGGGAGCGCGAGCGCCACCAGGACCGCGCCGCGCGCGTCAAGGCGATCCTCAATGCCGCCGGTCTGCCGGTGATGTCGAGCGACACGCATATCGTGCCGTTGTTCATCGGCGATGCCGAGAAGTGCAAGCAGGCCTCCGACTTGCTGCTCGAAGAGCACGGCATCTACATCCAGCCGATCAACTATCCGACGGTGGCCAAGGGCACCGAACGCCTGCGCATCACGCCGTCGCCCTACCATGACGACGGCCTGATCGATCGGCTCGCCGAAGCCCTGCTGCAGGTGTGGGACCGCCTCGACCTGCCGCTGCGGGAAAAGTCGCTGGCGGCGGAGTAG
- a CDS encoding methyl-accepting chemotaxis protein, translating into MAIRLGIGRVLGRFKPRFKMPKWGLRGSLFAAFAVIAGMGLVIAAGAGFVFNHLGSTMMDLSGRDIPRLSASLQLASQSATLAAQGPGLLASPSDDALNERTKNVKDIQQQAMAKLGEIIELGADQQTANALRDTAKSIDDATQSLVSAARERLDTGALHDKQYEALRKAQISFVGAAGPAMLDAQTRLNAILGAADVSADDATEAARTVAQVSTVSANGNLMAADMMAALSANSSDTLEAIEKEFKTTRDRVKSNLEDIPNIPSMQAVRDAVQKLFAFGEGKTGVFKIRQKELDSIDYGQTILDETRKLNVGLGISVQQLVDGVQKETNASTFQARQEISLATTAMLALGGLTLVGSALFVWLYVGRNILRRIRELQRAMQLLSAGDLDTEIVRSRQNDEIGVMKETLTVFRDSMIEARALAGEQDKDRVIKAERAAHMEAKIAEFERTVRTALDNLAQSANSMQATAQSMSNTADQSNALVNAVASAAEETSVNVQTVSSGTEQLSSSIEEISKQVVTSAAIAKKAVDEAGATDSTVQSLADGASRISVVVDLIQTIASQTNLLALNATIEAARAGEAGRGFAVVASEVKSLASQTAKATEEIRTQIASMQQATTSAVGAIQGIGRIIGEIDNVTTTIAAAVEEQGAATREIARNIQHAAGGTSEVSSNIVGVSTASAEAGAAATEVLSASDALRREADMLRGEIDAFLNNMRAA; encoded by the coding sequence ATGGCGATCCGTCTGGGTATTGGCCGTGTCCTTGGCCGTTTCAAGCCGCGCTTCAAAATGCCGAAATGGGGCCTGCGCGGCAGCCTGTTCGCGGCTTTCGCCGTGATCGCGGGCATGGGCCTCGTGATCGCAGCCGGCGCCGGCTTCGTGTTCAACCATCTCGGATCGACCATGATGGACCTGAGCGGCCGCGATATCCCGCGTCTTTCCGCCAGCCTTCAGCTCGCCTCGCAGAGCGCGACGCTCGCAGCGCAGGGCCCGGGCCTGCTCGCTTCGCCCAGCGATGATGCTTTGAACGAGCGCACCAAGAACGTGAAGGACATCCAGCAACAGGCGATGGCCAAGCTCGGTGAGATCATCGAGCTCGGCGCCGACCAGCAGACTGCGAACGCGCTCCGCGACACCGCCAAGAGCATCGACGATGCCACGCAGAGCCTCGTGTCGGCGGCGCGCGAACGACTCGACACCGGCGCGCTCCACGACAAGCAGTATGAAGCACTGCGCAAGGCCCAGATCTCCTTCGTCGGCGCCGCAGGCCCGGCCATGCTGGATGCGCAGACGCGCCTCAACGCGATCCTCGGCGCGGCGGACGTGTCGGCCGATGATGCCACCGAGGCCGCCCGCACCGTCGCCCAGGTCTCGACCGTCTCCGCCAATGGCAATCTGATGGCCGCCGACATGATGGCGGCACTCTCGGCCAACAGCAGCGATACGCTCGAAGCGATCGAGAAGGAATTCAAGACGACACGCGACCGCGTCAAGTCCAACCTCGAGGACATCCCGAACATTCCCTCGATGCAGGCCGTGCGCGACGCCGTGCAGAAGCTGTTCGCCTTTGGCGAGGGCAAGACCGGCGTCTTCAAGATCCGCCAGAAGGAGCTCGACTCCATCGACTACGGCCAGACCATTTTGGACGAGACCCGCAAGCTCAATGTCGGCCTCGGCATCAGCGTACAGCAGCTGGTCGATGGCGTGCAGAAGGAGACCAACGCATCGACGTTCCAGGCGCGCCAGGAGATTTCGCTTGCCACGACCGCAATGCTGGCGCTCGGCGGGCTCACCTTGGTCGGCTCGGCGCTGTTCGTCTGGCTGTATGTCGGCCGCAACATCCTGCGCCGCATCCGTGAGCTTCAGCGCGCGATGCAGCTGCTCTCGGCCGGCGACCTCGATACCGAGATCGTCCGCTCCCGGCAGAACGACGAGATCGGCGTGATGAAGGAAACGCTGACGGTGTTCCGCGACAGCATGATCGAGGCCCGGGCGCTTGCCGGCGAGCAGGACAAGGATCGCGTCATCAAGGCCGAGCGTGCCGCGCATATGGAGGCGAAGATTGCGGAGTTCGAGCGCACGGTGCGCACCGCGCTCGACAATCTGGCGCAATCGGCCAATTCGATGCAGGCGACCGCGCAGAGCATGTCGAACACCGCGGATCAGTCCAATGCGCTGGTGAACGCAGTCGCCTCCGCCGCCGAGGAGACCTCGGTCAATGTGCAGACCGTGTCGTCCGGCACCGAGCAGCTGTCGTCCTCGATCGAGGAGATCAGCAAGCAGGTCGTGACCTCGGCTGCGATCGCCAAGAAGGCGGTGGATGAGGCCGGCGCCACCGACAGCACGGTGCAGAGCCTGGCCGACGGCGCGAGCCGCATCAGCGTCGTGGTCGACCTGATCCAGACGATTGCGTCGCAGACCAATCTGCTCGCGCTCAACGCCACCATCGAGGCGGCGCGCGCGGGCGAGGCCGGCCGCGGCTTCGCAGTGGTTGCTTCGGAGGTGAAGAGCCTCGCGAGCCAGACCGCGAAGGCAACGGAGGAGATCCGAACCCAGATCGCCAGCATGCAGCAGGCCACAACCTCGGCGGTCGGCGCCATCCAGGGCATCGGCCGGATCATCGGCGAGATCGACAACGTCACGACGACGATCGCGGCGGCAGTCGAGGAACAAGGCGCGGCCACCCGCGAGATCGCCCGCAACATCCAGCACGCGGCCGGGGGCACCAGCGAGGTCTCCAGCAACATCGTCGGTGTCTCCACGGCCTCGGCCGAGGCCGGCGCTGCGGCGACCGAAGTGCTGAGTGCCTCCGACGCGCTCCGACGCGAGGCCGACATGCTGCGCGGCGAGATCGACGCGTTCCTCAACAACATGCGGGCTGCGTAG
- a CDS encoding MBL fold metallo-hydrolase, with the protein MNVKTDTVQSSAEALRYPWEQHPGPEEVVEVRPGVLWARLKLPFRLNHVNIYLLADGDGYAMVDAGFGNEETIEAWTKLFEGPLKGVNITRLIVTHSHPDHVGLAGWIVERFNCPLVMSQVEYLQSVYHQNRGTEERREAQRLFFRRHGMDESLTEKLLGRGQDYLKRVSVLPPSYRRISHGDEVVIGTRRFKVITGGGHALDQVMLYCADDKLFLSADQVLSKISPNVSVWAVEPDQNSLGEYLASLASLTTTLPYDLLVLPGHGVPFYGLKTRIKQLADHHEERCRLIAEACREVPQTSRALVPVVFNKHVLDEHQMGFAAGELVAHVNYMIVEGRLTAETKDGVLQFRTT; encoded by the coding sequence ATGAACGTAAAAACCGACACCGTGCAGTCCTCGGCCGAGGCCCTGCGCTATCCCTGGGAACAGCATCCCGGCCCCGAAGAGGTCGTGGAGGTCAGGCCCGGCGTGTTGTGGGCGCGGCTGAAATTGCCGTTCCGCCTCAACCACGTGAACATCTATTTGCTCGCCGACGGCGACGGCTATGCGATGGTCGACGCCGGCTTCGGCAACGAGGAGACGATCGAGGCCTGGACCAAGCTGTTCGAAGGACCGCTGAAGGGCGTCAACATCACGCGCCTGATCGTCACGCACTCCCACCCCGACCATGTCGGTCTCGCGGGCTGGATCGTCGAGCGGTTCAATTGCCCGCTGGTGATGTCGCAGGTCGAATATCTACAATCGGTCTATCACCAGAACCGCGGTACCGAGGAGCGGCGCGAGGCGCAGCGGCTGTTCTTCCGGCGCCATGGCATGGACGAGTCGCTCACCGAAAAGCTGCTCGGCCGCGGCCAGGATTATCTCAAGCGCGTCTCGGTGCTGCCGCCGTCCTACCGCCGTATCTCGCATGGCGACGAGGTCGTAATCGGCACGCGCCGCTTCAAGGTCATCACCGGCGGCGGCCATGCACTCGACCAGGTGATGCTGTATTGCGCCGACGACAAGCTGTTCCTCTCCGCCGACCAGGTGTTGAGCAAGATCTCGCCGAACGTCAGCGTCTGGGCGGTCGAGCCCGACCAGAATTCGCTCGGCGAATATCTCGCCTCGCTCGCAAGCCTCACCACCACTCTGCCGTATGACTTGCTCGTGCTGCCCGGCCATGGCGTGCCGTTCTACGGACTGAAGACCCGCATCAAGCAGCTCGCCGACCATCACGAGGAACGCTGCCGTCTGATCGCGGAGGCCTGCCGCGAGGTGCCGCAGACCTCGCGTGCGCTTGTGCCTGTCGTGTTCAACAAGCATGTGCTGGACGAACACCAGATGGGATTTGCGGCCGGCGAGCTCGTCGCCCACGTCAACTACATGATCGTCGAGGGCCGGCTGACGGCCGAGACCAAGGACGGCGTGCTGCAGTTCAGGACGACGTGA
- a CDS encoding hybrid sensor histidine kinase/response regulator: MLHDWGVIAAAFGYIGFLFLVASHGDRRSPAGPGRASGLIYPLSLAIYCTSWTFFGSVGFATRTSTDFLAIYVGPILMIGLGAGVLRRVIQLAKAHNITSIADFIGARYGKSQAVAATVALIAIIGSVPYIALQLKAVASSLEVILSEDQAFSHIPILGDMALMVTLAMAAFAVLFGTRQTDATEHQHGLMLAVATESIIKLVAFLTAGIFVTFWMFSPHELIERAMKTPEAVRAINYSPSIGNFLTMTLLSLCAIMLLPRQFHVSVVENSSDAEVSRARWLFPLYLVAINVFVIPIALAGLISFPFGAVDSDMYVLALPMEGGARLLSVAVFVGGLSAATAMVIVECVALSIMVSNDLVVPLVLQRRPDGHAGATDFGDFLLRSRRLAIFAIMVMAYFYYRALGNTQLAAIGLLSFAAIAQLAPAFFGGLLWRRATARGAIGGMLVGFAVWLYTLFIPSFMDSSTAGILLLQHGPFSIEALRPQALFGADLSPLMHGVVWSLSLNILTYVLLSLARQPSSIELVQADLFVPNTLAPIAPNFRRWRTTITVQDIQTTVAQYLGPDRARHSFEAFSTRRNVRLESGAPADFELLQYAEHLIASSIGAASSRLVMSLLLRKRTVSAKAALKLLDDSHAALHFNREILQTALNHVRQGIAVLDADLQLICSNRQFGDLLNVPPHFIQFGTPLREILEFMGVSSPDDPIEREAMLERRLAAYTTDGEPYLERLPERHLVIEILTNRMPGGGFVITFTDVTPTFEAAEALERANATLEKRVRDRTEELTRLNSELALAKSSAEDASISKTRFLAAASHDILQPLNAARLYVTSLVERQHSGEETRLVENIDESLQAIEEILGALLDISRLDSGAMATSISSFKMADLMRSLEIEFAPIARAKGLDLTFVPCSLPVESDRLLLRRLLQNLISNAIKYTPRGRVLVGCRRQGPSLKICVYDTGVGIPSAKRGEIFKEFHRLEQGARIARGLGLGLSIVERLARVLNHGVAIDANTSGGSLFSVTVPTAKAVTLTAAVTSATPLARTPISGALIVCIENDAAILDGMRTLLKAWDAEVIAVADPEGAIAAIEAAGQRVTGLLVDYHLDRGNGIAAIRDIRRRFGDTIPAILITADRSPAVQMAARDEKIAVLNKPVKPASLRALLGQWRTQQMVAAE, from the coding sequence ATGCTGCACGACTGGGGCGTGATCGCTGCCGCCTTCGGCTATATCGGCTTCCTGTTCCTGGTGGCGAGCCATGGCGATCGCCGCTCGCCGGCCGGCCCCGGCCGCGCGTCCGGGCTGATCTACCCGCTGTCGCTGGCGATCTACTGCACCTCCTGGACCTTCTTCGGCTCGGTCGGCTTTGCCACCCGCACATCGACCGACTTCCTCGCGATCTATGTCGGCCCGATCCTGATGATCGGTCTCGGCGCCGGCGTGCTCCGCCGCGTGATCCAGCTTGCCAAGGCCCACAACATCACATCGATCGCCGACTTCATCGGCGCGCGCTACGGCAAGAGCCAGGCGGTGGCGGCAACCGTGGCGCTGATCGCGATCATCGGCTCGGTGCCTTACATCGCGCTCCAGCTCAAGGCGGTCGCCTCGTCGCTCGAAGTCATTCTGAGCGAGGACCAGGCGTTCTCCCACATCCCGATTCTCGGCGACATGGCGCTGATGGTGACGCTGGCAATGGCGGCCTTCGCGGTGCTGTTCGGCACGCGGCAGACCGACGCCACCGAGCATCAGCACGGCCTGATGCTGGCGGTCGCGACCGAATCCATCATCAAGCTCGTCGCCTTCCTCACCGCCGGCATCTTCGTCACCTTCTGGATGTTCTCGCCGCACGAATTGATCGAGCGCGCGATGAAGACGCCGGAGGCGGTACGCGCGATCAACTATTCGCCGTCGATCGGTAATTTCCTGACCATGACGCTGCTGTCGCTGTGCGCGATCATGCTGCTGCCGCGCCAGTTTCACGTCAGCGTGGTCGAGAACTCCTCGGATGCCGAGGTCAGCCGCGCGCGCTGGCTGTTTCCGCTCTATCTCGTCGCCATCAATGTGTTTGTGATCCCGATTGCGCTGGCCGGCCTCATCAGCTTCCCGTTCGGCGCGGTCGATTCCGACATGTACGTGCTGGCCCTGCCGATGGAGGGCGGCGCGAGACTTCTCAGCGTCGCCGTCTTCGTCGGCGGCCTGTCGGCGGCAACCGCGATGGTGATCGTCGAATGCGTCGCGCTCTCGATCATGGTCTCGAACGACCTGGTGGTGCCGCTGGTGCTGCAACGACGGCCCGACGGCCACGCCGGGGCCACCGATTTCGGCGACTTCCTGTTGCGCTCGCGCAGGCTCGCGATCTTCGCCATCATGGTCATGGCGTATTTCTACTATCGTGCGCTCGGCAACACCCAGCTCGCGGCGATCGGCCTCCTGTCGTTTGCCGCCATCGCGCAGCTCGCGCCCGCCTTCTTCGGCGGCCTGTTGTGGCGGCGCGCCACCGCGCGCGGCGCCATCGGCGGCATGCTCGTCGGCTTCGCCGTGTGGCTCTACACGCTGTTCATTCCGAGCTTCATGGATTCCTCGACGGCCGGCATCCTGCTGCTGCAGCACGGTCCCTTCAGCATCGAGGCGCTGCGGCCGCAGGCGCTGTTCGGCGCCGATCTGTCGCCGCTGATGCACGGCGTCGTCTGGTCGCTCTCGCTCAACATCCTCACCTACGTGCTGCTGTCGCTGGCGCGACAGCCCTCGTCGATCGAGCTCGTGCAGGCCGATCTGTTCGTGCCCAATACGCTCGCCCCGATCGCCCCGAACTTCCGCCGCTGGCGCACCACCATCACGGTGCAGGACATCCAGACCACGGTCGCGCAATATCTCGGCCCCGACCGCGCCCGGCATTCGTTCGAGGCCTTCTCGACGCGGCGCAATGTACGGCTGGAATCCGGAGCCCCCGCCGATTTCGAGTTGCTGCAATACGCCGAGCACCTGATCGCATCCTCGATCGGGGCTGCATCCTCGCGACTCGTGATGTCGCTGCTGCTGCGCAAGCGGACGGTCTCGGCAAAGGCCGCGCTGAAGCTGCTCGACGATTCCCATGCGGCGCTGCACTTCAATCGCGAGATCCTGCAGACCGCGCTCAACCATGTGCGCCAGGGCATCGCGGTACTCGACGCTGATTTGCAGCTGATCTGCTCCAATCGCCAGTTCGGCGATCTCCTCAACGTCCCCCCGCATTTCATCCAGTTCGGCACGCCGTTGCGCGAGATCCTGGAATTCATGGGCGTTAGCAGTCCCGACGATCCGATCGAGCGCGAGGCCATGCTGGAGCGGCGGCTCGCGGCCTACACCACCGACGGCGAGCCCTATCTCGAACGCCTGCCGGAACGGCACCTGGTGATCGAGATCCTGACCAACCGCATGCCGGGCGGCGGCTTCGTCATCACCTTCACCGACGTCACGCCGACCTTCGAAGCAGCCGAGGCGCTGGAGCGCGCCAATGCGACGCTGGAAAAGCGCGTGCGCGACCGCACCGAGGAGCTGACCCGGCTGAACTCCGAGCTGGCGCTGGCCAAGAGCAGCGCGGAGGACGCCAGCATCTCCAAGACGCGCTTCCTTGCAGCCGCCAGCCACGACATTCTCCAGCCGCTGAACGCGGCGCGGCTCTACGTCACGAGCCTGGTCGAGCGCCAGCACAGCGGCGAGGAGACGCGGCTGGTCGAGAACATCGACGAATCGCTGCAAGCCATCGAGGAGATCCTCGGCGCGTTGCTCGACATCTCCAGGCTCGATTCCGGCGCGATGGCGACCTCGATCTCGAGCTTCAAGATGGCCGATCTGATGCGCTCGCTGGAGATCGAGTTCGCCCCGATCGCGCGCGCCAAGGGTCTCGACCTCACCTTCGTGCCCTGCTCGCTGCCGGTCGAGTCGGACCGGCTGCTGCTGCGGCGGCTGCTGCAGAACCTGATCTCGAACGCTATCAAGTACACCCCGCGCGGCCGCGTGCTGGTCGGCTGCCGCCGCCAAGGCCCCTCGCTCAAGATCTGCGTCTACGACACCGGTGTCGGCATTCCCTCAGCCAAGCGCGGCGAGATCTTCAAGGAATTCCACCGCCTCGAGCAGGGCGCACGCATCGCGCGCGGGCTGGGGCTGGGGTTGTCGATCGTCGAGCGGCTGGCGCGCGTGCTCAACCACGGCGTTGCCATCGACGCCAATACGAGTGGCGGATCGTTGTTCTCCGTGACGGTCCCGACGGCGAAGGCCGTGACGCTGACTGCGGCCGTGACCAGCGCGACGCCGCTGGCGCGTACGCCGATCTCCGGCGCGCTGATCGTCTGCATCGAGAACGACGCCGCGATCCTCGACGGCATGCGGACCCTGTTGAAGGCCTGGGACGCCGAGGTGATCGCGGTCGCCGATCCCGAAGGCGCCATCGCCGCGATCGAAGCCGCGGGCCAACGCGTCACCGGACTACTCGTCGACTATCACCTCGACCGCGGCAACGGCATCGCCGCCATCCGCGACATCCGCCGCCGCTTCGGCGACACCATTCCCGCGATCCTGATCACCGCCGATCGCAGCCCCGCCGTGCAGATGGCCGCGCGCGATGAGAAGATCGCGGTGCTGAACAAGCCGGTGAAACCGGCGTCGCTGCGCGCCCTGCTCGGGCAATGGCGGACGCAGCAGATGGTGGCAGCGGAGTGA
- a CDS encoding NmrA family NAD(P)-binding protein — protein MFLVTGITGKVGGATAKRLLAQGKEVRALVRNREKAANWAGQGVELVDGDWNDSAAIEQALKGVEGAFVMLPAVWAPSPDYKEAKGVIANYVEALTKAAPPRVVALSSMGANRTSGLGMITALSLLEQGFRGLTSPMAFVRAGGFFENFLYGLQVAQGGTLPVYYNPTNRKSTMVATNDIGAEVATLLTGPAWSAQRVVELGSMVSADDIAEQLGDVLNLDVKAFAVPRAGWAEAFEQFGIPKGRTGPAEEMFEAVNAGWMDLGAEDTEHVAGTTSARDVFAAAHSCS, from the coding sequence ATGTTTTTAGTAACGGGAATTACCGGAAAAGTGGGCGGCGCAACTGCGAAACGCCTCTTGGCACAAGGCAAGGAAGTACGGGCGCTCGTCCGCAATCGCGAGAAGGCGGCTAACTGGGCGGGCCAGGGCGTGGAACTGGTCGACGGGGATTGGAATGACTCGGCAGCCATCGAGCAGGCGCTCAAAGGCGTCGAAGGCGCGTTCGTCATGTTGCCGGCTGTCTGGGCGCCCTCGCCCGATTACAAAGAAGCCAAGGGCGTGATTGCAAACTATGTTGAGGCGCTCACCAAGGCAGCGCCGCCGCGAGTGGTTGCCCTTTCGTCGATGGGCGCGAACAGAACCAGCGGGCTCGGGATGATCACGGCCTTGTCGCTTCTGGAGCAAGGTTTTCGTGGCCTGACATCCCCAATGGCATTTGTGCGCGCAGGCGGCTTTTTCGAAAACTTCCTCTACGGCTTGCAGGTCGCCCAGGGCGGAACGCTGCCGGTCTACTACAATCCGACAAACCGGAAATCGACCATGGTCGCGACGAACGACATCGGCGCGGAAGTCGCAACCCTTTTGACCGGGCCAGCCTGGTCAGCACAGCGCGTCGTCGAGCTTGGTTCGATGGTCAGCGCGGATGACATCGCAGAGCAATTGGGTGACGTCCTGAATCTCGACGTGAAGGCCTTTGCAGTCCCGCGTGCGGGGTGGGCGGAAGCGTTCGAACAATTCGGCATCCCGAAGGGCCGCACCGGACCTGCCGAAGAAATGTTTGAGGCCGTGAACGCGGGATGGATGGACCTCGGAGCCGAGGATACGGAGCACGTAGCGGGTACGACGTCCGCACGCGATGTCTTCGCGGCTGCACATTCCTGTTCCTGA